One genomic segment of Luteimonas galliterrae includes these proteins:
- a CDS encoding isocitrate lyase/PEP mutase family protein: MSGNEATAALRQLHQQGLLLLANVWDAGTARLVESLGAKAIATTSAGVAWSLGYPDGDALPIAKLADAVAGISRVLRVPLTVDSESGYSDNPATVADNIARLIDAGAAGINLEDGDRDPALLCAKIERIKSACARMGTDVFVNARTDVYLAGLAPEGRRVEETLARAKRYRDAGADGLFVPGVVDGEQIRAIAAGAGLPLNVLVRPNLPPAAELERLGVRRLSAGSATTSSAYARLAALTRGFLATGASAPLTEDAMGYSDINALFAGR; this comes from the coding sequence ATGTCCGGTAACGAAGCGACCGCCGCGCTGCGCCAACTCCACCAACAGGGCCTGCTGCTGCTCGCCAACGTCTGGGACGCCGGCACCGCGCGCCTGGTCGAGAGCCTGGGCGCGAAAGCCATCGCCACCACCAGCGCCGGCGTGGCCTGGTCGCTGGGCTATCCGGACGGCGACGCGCTGCCCATCGCGAAGCTGGCCGATGCCGTCGCCGGCATCTCGCGCGTATTGCGGGTGCCGTTGACGGTGGATAGCGAGTCCGGCTATTCGGACAACCCTGCGACCGTCGCCGACAACATCGCGAGGTTGATCGATGCCGGCGCCGCCGGCATCAACCTCGAAGACGGCGATCGCGACCCTGCCCTGCTCTGCGCCAAGATCGAGCGCATCAAGAGCGCTTGCGCACGCATGGGGACCGATGTGTTCGTCAATGCGCGCACCGATGTCTATCTCGCCGGCCTGGCGCCGGAAGGCCGGCGTGTGGAAGAAACGCTGGCCCGCGCGAAACGGTATCGCGATGCCGGCGCCGACGGACTGTTCGTCCCCGGCGTCGTGGATGGCGAACAAATCCGCGCCATCGCTGCCGGTGCGGGTCTGCCGTTGAACGTGCTGGTGCGCCCGAACCTGCCGCCGGCGGCGGAATTGGAGCGCCTCGGCGTGCGCCGGTTGAGCGCTGGATCTGCGACCACTTCCTCGGCGTATGCGCGGCTCGCCGCGCTGACCCGGGGCTTCCTGGCCACCGGCGCATCGGCGCCGCTGACCGAGGATGCGATGGGTTACTCCGACATCAATGCGCTTTTCGCCGGGCGCTGA